From a single Cnuibacter physcomitrellae genomic region:
- a CDS encoding ComEC/Rec2 family competence protein → MRLVPAAGCAWGAGALTALWPACALPLGVALWSIIIVLVVVALLLRRRTSAGLWGALVVAVAAAALVVGVVLATAPLRSPPALESGSGARHGVATVEITSFVERRSHAGSEAPGPAEGDAGGQPAVAVRFSATLESMERGGSVVRAAMPVTVLAEVDDPRAHALGQRLRFDSSLVPRSSGDTRDALLVADGPLEVVAAPPWWLGWAQTVRSAFRDVADGLPADGGDLLTGLVVGDDSELPEDLRQAMLDTGLTHLTAVSGANCAIVVGAGVALAAVAGAGLRSRLVVGGLLLATFVVLVTPQPSVLRAAVMAAVVLISSALGRSRQGLSALALAVVLLLAADPGLAASAGFALSVAATGGLLVVSAPTASLLARVMPRPLATVIAVPVSAQVACQPLLFLLDPSIALYAVPANLLAEPAAAFTTITGSIVCVLAPLAPPLAAVAGWLPWLGSAWIAAVARTFASLPGAVIRPEGSPAVVAPLVALCCAAALVGAVLLTRRPRLGVVLLSGSLVMVLAAVAIGVGRTVARSVSIPGDWVVAACDIGQGDALVVRSAGRFALIDAGPDPALLEACLARLGVSRLDLAVLTHYDHDHVGGASALAGRVDEVLVGPDPSGRGARLRGVLGRAGAQILPTWRGMHGTLGSLRWDVLWPPEGSRTEGNDASVTLLVTGALRMLFLGDLSESAQDRLRAAGPLPVVDVVKVSHHGSADQSEALYREVRASVGLISVGAGNDYGHPTQRLLGILDGIGTTAFRTDLDGLILVAGSSGRITMWSERAPPAAEASRSPPPRGRVGRRG, encoded by the coding sequence GTGCGACTCGTCCCGGCCGCCGGATGCGCGTGGGGAGCGGGCGCGCTGACCGCCCTGTGGCCGGCGTGCGCGCTTCCCCTGGGGGTCGCTCTCTGGAGCATCATCATCGTGCTCGTCGTGGTCGCGCTGCTCCTGCGCCGGAGGACCTCGGCCGGTCTCTGGGGCGCGCTCGTCGTCGCCGTGGCGGCCGCGGCGCTCGTCGTGGGGGTCGTCCTGGCCACGGCGCCGCTCCGCAGTCCACCTGCTCTGGAAAGCGGCTCCGGCGCCCGGCACGGCGTCGCGACGGTCGAGATCACGTCCTTCGTCGAGAGGCGGAGCCACGCCGGGTCCGAGGCCCCGGGACCCGCCGAGGGTGACGCCGGTGGGCAGCCCGCGGTCGCGGTGCGGTTCTCGGCGACGCTGGAGTCCATGGAGCGCGGCGGGTCGGTCGTCCGGGCGGCGATGCCGGTGACCGTGCTCGCCGAGGTCGATGACCCACGAGCACATGCGCTCGGCCAACGCCTCCGGTTCGACTCCTCCCTCGTCCCGAGATCCTCCGGCGACACGCGGGATGCGCTGCTCGTCGCCGACGGGCCGCTCGAGGTCGTCGCGGCTCCGCCCTGGTGGCTCGGGTGGGCGCAGACGGTGCGGTCGGCGTTCCGCGACGTGGCCGACGGTCTCCCCGCCGATGGTGGCGACCTCCTGACCGGCCTGGTGGTGGGGGACGACAGCGAGCTGCCCGAGGATCTCCGCCAGGCGATGCTCGACACCGGCCTCACCCATCTCACGGCCGTCTCCGGGGCGAACTGCGCCATCGTCGTCGGTGCGGGTGTCGCGCTCGCGGCGGTCGCGGGGGCGGGGCTCCGTTCTCGACTCGTCGTCGGTGGGCTCCTCCTGGCCACGTTCGTCGTGCTGGTGACGCCCCAGCCGAGCGTCCTGCGCGCCGCCGTGATGGCGGCGGTCGTGCTGATCTCCAGTGCGCTGGGGAGATCGCGCCAGGGCCTCTCGGCGCTCGCGCTGGCCGTCGTCCTCCTGCTGGCCGCCGATCCTGGCCTCGCCGCTAGCGCGGGCTTCGCGCTCTCCGTGGCGGCGACGGGCGGGCTCCTCGTCGTGTCCGCCCCTACCGCGTCGCTGCTGGCCCGCGTCATGCCGCGACCGCTCGCCACGGTGATCGCCGTGCCCGTCTCGGCGCAGGTGGCGTGCCAGCCGCTCCTGTTCCTCCTCGACCCGAGCATCGCGCTCTATGCCGTCCCGGCGAACCTCCTCGCCGAGCCTGCGGCCGCGTTCACGACGATCACGGGGTCGATCGTCTGCGTCCTCGCCCCGCTCGCACCTCCTCTCGCCGCGGTCGCCGGGTGGCTCCCGTGGCTCGGCTCCGCCTGGATCGCCGCCGTGGCACGCACGTTCGCGTCGCTGCCCGGCGCTGTGATCCGGCCGGAGGGCAGCCCGGCGGTCGTCGCGCCGCTGGTCGCCCTCTGCTGCGCCGCCGCCCTGGTGGGCGCCGTTCTCCTGACGCGGCGACCACGGCTGGGCGTCGTGCTGCTCTCGGGCTCCCTCGTCATGGTGCTGGCCGCAGTGGCGATCGGCGTCGGCCGGACGGTCGCGCGCTCCGTCTCGATCCCCGGCGACTGGGTCGTCGCGGCGTGCGACATCGGCCAGGGCGACGCACTGGTGGTCCGGAGCGCCGGCCGCTTCGCGCTGATCGACGCCGGGCCCGATCCGGCGCTCCTCGAGGCGTGCCTCGCCAGGCTCGGCGTCTCCCGTCTCGACCTCGCCGTGCTCACCCACTACGACCACGATCACGTCGGCGGGGCCTCTGCGCTCGCGGGGCGGGTCGACGAGGTCCTGGTCGGGCCCGACCCGAGCGGCAGGGGAGCGCGCCTCCGCGGGGTGCTCGGCCGTGCAGGTGCGCAGATCCTTCCCACGTGGAGAGGGATGCACGGCACCCTGGGCTCCCTGCGCTGGGACGTGCTCTGGCCACCGGAGGGGTCGCGCACCGAGGGCAACGACGCGAGCGTGACGCTCCTCGTGACCGGGGCGCTGCGGATGCTGTTCCTCGGGGATCTGAGCGAGTCTGCTCAAGACCGCCTCCGCGCCGCGGGCCCGCTCCCCGTCGTCGACGTGGTGAAGGTGTCGCACCACGGCTCCGCCGACCAGAGCGAGGCTCTGTATCGGGAGGTCAGGGCGAGCGTCGGTCTGATCTCGGTCGGCGCGGGCAACGACTATGGGCATCCGACGCAGAGACTGCTCGGCATCCTCGACGGGATCGGGACGACGGCGTTCCGCACCGATCTCGACGGGCTCATCCTCGTCGCGGGCTCGTCCGGCCGGATCACGATGTGGTCCGAGCGGGCACCTCCTGCAGCGGAGGCGTCCCGGTCGCCCCCCCCGCGGGGCCGCGTCGGACGTCGCGGGTAG
- a CDS encoding LacI family DNA-binding transcriptional regulator, with amino-acid sequence MATLSDVASMAGVSISAVSRVLSGAADARVSDATRQRIHDAARELRYQPNYAARALKLSRTEVVALVVPDLTNAIVSELMHGVEDEGYERGYMVLLARAERELEQYALPRLIGEGRIDGALVQAADAMLPDELREQIDSGLPVVYVNSNHPDDGGFVDLEDELGVAVATRHLIDLGHERLAFVGGLASSVTGRRRVAGFRSEMASSGLTVDDALVTDLGYELEAGRAAVRQLLAQRTRPTGIVVANINAGFGVLLELRSQGIEVPQDVSVVALHDAWTADSTWPPLTTVKMPRYELGRAAMAALYERIHGGTVPRIVVTDPPPRLIVRESTAALER; translated from the coding sequence ATGGCGACCCTCAGCGACGTGGCCTCGATGGCGGGGGTGTCGATCTCGGCCGTCTCCCGCGTGCTGTCGGGTGCCGCGGACGCCCGCGTCAGCGATGCCACCCGCCAGCGCATCCACGACGCCGCCCGCGAGCTGCGCTACCAGCCGAACTACGCGGCACGAGCCCTGAAGCTCTCGCGCACGGAGGTCGTGGCCCTCGTCGTGCCCGATCTCACGAACGCGATCGTGAGCGAGCTGATGCACGGGGTGGAGGACGAGGGGTACGAGCGCGGGTACATGGTCCTGCTCGCCCGCGCCGAGCGCGAGCTGGAGCAGTACGCCCTGCCGCGCCTGATCGGCGAGGGCCGGATCGACGGAGCCCTGGTGCAGGCGGCGGATGCGATGCTCCCCGACGAGCTCCGCGAGCAGATCGACAGCGGGCTCCCCGTCGTCTACGTCAACTCCAACCACCCTGACGACGGCGGTTTCGTCGACCTGGAGGACGAGCTCGGCGTGGCCGTCGCCACCCGCCACCTGATCGACCTCGGGCACGAGCGGCTGGCCTTCGTCGGCGGACTCGCGTCCTCGGTGACCGGCAGACGCCGGGTGGCGGGGTTCCGCTCGGAGATGGCGTCCTCGGGCCTCACGGTGGACGATGCGCTCGTGACCGATCTCGGGTACGAGCTGGAGGCCGGTCGCGCCGCCGTCCGACAGCTCCTCGCGCAGCGCACCAGACCCACAGGGATCGTGGTGGCGAACATCAACGCGGGCTTCGGGGTGCTCCTCGAGCTTCGCAGCCAGGGCATCGAGGTGCCCCAGGACGTCTCGGTCGTGGCCCTCCACGACGCCTGGACCGCGGACAGCACGTGGCCGCCGCTGACCACGGTGAAGATGCCGCGCTACGAGCTGGGCCGGGCGGCGATGGCAGCGCTCTACGAGCGCATCCACGGCGGCACCGTGCCTCGGATCGTCGTCACGGATCCGCCGCCCCGCCTGATCGTGCGGGAGTCCACGGCCGCGCTCGAGCGCTGA
- a CDS encoding ComEA family DNA-binding protein has protein sequence MSDLDPGPAPSAELPEARPRSLRIGVGAAIVLVIVALVVTVLVSAASPAGSTGVVVPSATGRAPSGGEPGQPGEPGQPGGVGAVGGEADGAAGEALLVHVLGSVVTPGLYRLSRGARVVDAIAAAGGFAAEADHASVNLARPVADGEQLRVLAQGEAPPPGPAEGAAAGGSASGPVDLNRATAAELDELPRIGPATAQRIIDYREEHGPFSSVDDLLEVPGIGDKTLDGLRDLVRV, from the coding sequence ATGTCCGATCTCGACCCAGGCCCCGCTCCGTCCGCCGAGCTCCCCGAGGCGCGTCCGCGCTCGCTGAGGATCGGCGTGGGCGCTGCGATCGTGCTCGTGATCGTCGCCCTCGTCGTCACCGTCCTCGTGAGCGCGGCGAGCCCGGCCGGGTCCACGGGAGTCGTGGTGCCGTCGGCGACGGGCCGCGCGCCGTCGGGTGGGGAGCCCGGTCAGCCCGGTGAGCCCGGTCAGCCCGGTGGAGTCGGTGCTGTCGGCGGAGAGGCCGATGGTGCAGCCGGGGAGGCGCTGCTGGTCCACGTGCTCGGCTCCGTCGTGACGCCGGGCCTCTACAGGCTGTCGCGTGGGGCCCGGGTGGTCGATGCGATCGCGGCGGCCGGGGGCTTCGCGGCGGAGGCCGACCACGCCAGCGTCAACCTGGCCCGTCCGGTCGCCGACGGAGAGCAGCTCCGTGTGCTGGCCCAGGGGGAGGCGCCGCCGCCCGGGCCGGCGGAGGGCGCGGCCGCCGGCGGCAGCGCCTCGGGGCCCGTCGATCTCAACCGGGCCACGGCGGCCGAGCTCGACGAGCTGCCCCGCATCGGGCCGGCGACCGCCCAGCGCATCATCGACTATCGCGAGGAGCACGGTCCCTTCTCGAGCGTCGACGACCTCCTCGAGGTGCCGGGCATCGGCGACAAGACGCTCGACGGTCTCCGCGACCTCGTGAGGGTGTGA